The sequence acaataaaactgaattataagtgacctttttgaacgattttgttatccgacctccagactgtcggtgagggctcggacttcacccctgactacggtatccaacatttttgcctttctcgtacaactaagttgtaccgaaaggctatcatttcactccgaaaacgaactttttatagaagcctctaaGACCCATAGTATTACATACCAATAgactgtctgtccgtgtgtatgtatgtgtgtatgtgtgtgtatgcacaaaagctataaaaaacattaggcaacttttcgtatagtaatccttaaccgattttctcgcaacaagtttcattcgacaggggacaaagccttgttgatcactattgatttttataacgatcggtcattgcgtttcaaagttatgaagaaaatgatacATCGGACCATaaaaaccccatataaggttggtgtcttaactaaatgcgagaaaggcaccaccaacgctaggtggattaatctgggtttttttttatattttaagttatggtaattttgctctaaaccagtgacatgagtaatcgaatgaattatcttaaaatatgactacattcctcaatgAACCAGactgttctacgtagtttacgttgggcggtcgtgtcttgtacataacccttcagatttttccAGTATATTTGTTCAAGAGCACGAGTTGATAGAACCAACGATCAAACATTTGATAGTGCATTTGCTCACTTATGCTGaccaatcgactttaatttcagctcTAAACGAACCTTATTACATCAGATTTGGGCTTCTGGAAATAATAGTAGGGAAgcatgtgctgaaatgtgaaaCTCACTACGGGATGGATTGTATAACCACTTTCGTCATGTAGAaatacagtgatttcacgcataCGTCCGTCTCCAACAGAAGGCGAATAATCTTCCATCCGTTCCTTGCGATCCGCTCTTTAGTTTTCTGAAGTTCTTTCTACAGTGAAAGAAACTTTCCAGGCATTGTCGACAGTAGCAgtgtatatttgaaactattTAGCTACTTACCAAGAGTTTGTTTCACCATGATAACCCCTATGAAGAACTGCGCATTGATCCCGTGAACAGACTTTTACCGTTTTGTTGTAGTATCAAACTTTTAGTAGACAGCATTTGGTGTCTAACATCACTAGAGATAACTTTGTCTATTCCTATGCGAATCTGTTGTACCTATTCGgctgtgttttatttttttatgtatgtatTCTTAATCTGAATGGCTCCAGCTGTTGGTCAAAAAACTCCAGAAATCCTTCCCAGTTCAAAATGTCGAAGGCTTGATGAAGGAGAGCGACAATTTTCACTATTCCGCTGTTTCgatgttaatataatataattattTTACCATTACACAAGTATTTCTACCAATTCATTGTATTTACTCATTGTTTCTGTGAGTCTTTGATATGTTATCGATATGATAGTTATTTACGGTGATGTCATTTTCCCGACAACGTTataatttgcattttttgtATTTCACCCGCCCACAGCATCTATCACTTCAACCGTGTGCAGCGTCCCCTGTACAACACTACGCATCGTGCTCCAACCCTATGCAATGGGCCCTCCACAATCAGTACGACTCCCTTCGGGAGCAACACCATCTACCAGAACTTTAACCCGTCGACGACGGGTAGCTTTAGCAGTGTGGCCACCACCCCCAGCCTCTCGACGACGACTACTCCGGCACTGGCTTCGGGACCCGGAGCCACCACGGGTGGATCAGCATCGACGCCAACGACACAACCGCCTCCGTTGGCATTCACGACACGGAACCGCATCGAGGTAGCCTCCGAGCAAGGTTCGATGCCGAACAGTAAAAGCAGCAAGAACAACCACCACCTGAACCAGCCTGTGATAGAGTGCGAGCGGGATGATTTTTTGGTAAGTCaggaattactttaaaaattgaATCCGATCCAAACAATATGCGTGCTCAAGTGTTAGAAACAAATATCGTATGTAGAAACTTTTAATTATCGCAACAATAACAATTCTGTCCATTACTAACAATGTTGATAAATTTTCCAACCATCCAAAGTTTGATGTGTCTGGGacattttaaattatttgataATCCCTATCTTGATAAAAGCAGCCTTAATGCTTGCATTGTAATGTTTTTCAATGATATTTCACTCAAGCCGACATAATATATTAACTATAGTAATTTTCAGTTATtgggaaaaaatcaaattctcGTTCCCGATTGAATTCCAGAACGCCTCAAAATTTATTGAACTCATTGTCGAATCATCAATTGACTTCATGATTCTTTGTTGTTCTCTATCAAAAGgctgtaaaataaaatttagtggggtcgctttttacgcggtttgtttttgtttatgtttGG comes from Armigeres subalbatus isolate Guangzhou_Male chromosome 2, GZ_Asu_2, whole genome shotgun sequence and encodes:
- the LOC134210006 gene encoding uncharacterized protein LOC134210006, with protein sequence MWTYMMAAARGDRAMSSIAQRHQSSRNDFDSPSIYHFNRVQRPLYNTTHRAPTLCNGPSTISTTPFGSNTIYQNFNPSTTGSFSSVATTPSLSTTTTPALASGPGATTGGSASTPTTQPPPLAFTTRNRIEVASEQGSMPNSKSSKNNHHLNQPVIECERDDFLMIVRTWQAPVLTRYKLSSRNVHIEDGVLIRWLILFVERDQTWLKRLNGSEAGEKQRGEGEKGIVVKIS